In Streptomyces sp. NBC_01426, one genomic interval encodes:
- a CDS encoding biliverdin-producing heme oxygenase, translating into MDAFSTVIRVASHEQHTEAETSTFMSDLLGGRLGVDAYTRYTEQLWFVYRALEDAAESLKDDAVAGPFIRPELMRLAEIERDLAHLRGPEWRGSLVALPATEAYAARVAECAAGWPGGYVAHHYTRYLGDLSGGQIIRDKAERTWGFERKGDGVRFYVFADISNPAAFKRTYRELLDAISADDLEKQRIIDECKRAFDFNGAVFRELGREFPLSA; encoded by the coding sequence TTGGACGCCTTCTCCACGGTCATCCGTGTCGCCTCGCACGAGCAGCACACGGAGGCCGAGACCTCGACGTTCATGAGCGATCTGCTCGGCGGCCGACTGGGCGTCGACGCCTACACCCGCTACACCGAGCAGCTGTGGTTCGTGTACCGGGCCCTGGAGGACGCGGCCGAGTCCCTCAAGGACGACGCGGTCGCCGGGCCGTTCATCCGGCCCGAGCTGATGCGCCTGGCGGAGATCGAGCGGGACCTCGCGCACCTGCGCGGCCCCGAGTGGCGCGGGTCGCTGGTGGCGCTGCCGGCGACCGAGGCGTACGCGGCCCGGGTGGCCGAGTGCGCGGCCGGCTGGCCGGGCGGTTACGTGGCCCACCACTACACCCGCTACCTGGGCGACCTGTCCGGCGGACAGATCATCCGGGACAAGGCCGAGCGCACCTGGGGCTTCGAGCGCAAGGGCGACGGCGTGCGCTTCTACGTGTTCGCGGACATCTCCAACCCGGCCGCCTTCAAGCGCACCTACCGCGAGCTGCTGGACGCCATCTCCGCGGACGACCTGGAGAAGCAGCGGATCATCGACGAGTGCAAGCGCGCCTTCGACTTCAACGGCGCCGTCTTCCGCGAACTGGGCCGGGAGTTCCCGCTCAGCGCGTGA
- a CDS encoding TerD family protein translates to MREMTKGANVSLTALGEDAGAVVVSLGWTSASGAGDADVSVLLLDAHGKVRSDDDFYFYNHPAAEDGSVQLLGKTPTDSGDEDRIGLDLTAVPADIARIVVAASQYGDARFGDLDDLRMTVSDRSGEPLVGFSIDDASVESAFVFGELYRRGEEWKFRAVGQGYETGLAGLATDFGISIDEGGEDGEDGADSPATPDPAAEPARGTQAPAAGPVPAAGPVPAGVPVAAGVPVAAGPGTTTPGAAPAPSGAAAAPGGPAQGAPSRAAASVAGIPAQSRGRDGSAAGGARTTRKKVTLPRVARKSLAENDSWQPARLFPVPTLKSDREREVRATSVLLAVMTQVPELGRRLTAAFGAPAGRTQTFTEVSLPHGDAPRRPDGVIRIERAGKLWTALVETKTNGNPLRAEQVQAYMDIATRRGYEAVITLSNDVALDGAPVVDVKIDGRRKHKVDLWHLSWAEVAHQAQLLIRHEGVGNPAHAWLLQELLEYLQHENSGCHGFQNMGPSWVPVRKGIEDETLNPGDERAVDVVESWERLIRQVCLRLGGELGQKALPVQRARRGSDPRERRLAAAETLCADGRLSAELRVDGTSGIIAVTADLRTGKVRTSMEVPAPEGSSALVSVKRLVRMLAEAPADLHVESLVEGGIGARGTLERLRPEPGNLLPRDGAPPAGFRLTLIKGMGNTRGNTESGFIRSVDDAVARFHQGVVGRLGPLDVRAGRRG, encoded by the coding sequence ATGCGGGAGATGACAAAGGGTGCGAACGTCAGTCTGACCGCTCTCGGCGAGGACGCCGGGGCCGTGGTCGTGAGTCTGGGCTGGACCAGCGCGTCGGGCGCCGGCGACGCCGACGTGTCCGTGTTGCTGCTCGACGCGCACGGCAAGGTCCGCTCGGACGACGACTTCTACTTCTACAACCATCCCGCGGCCGAGGACGGCAGCGTCCAGTTGCTCGGGAAGACGCCCACCGACAGCGGCGACGAGGACCGGATCGGGCTGGACCTGACGGCCGTGCCGGCGGACATCGCGCGGATCGTGGTGGCGGCGAGCCAGTACGGCGACGCCCGCTTCGGGGACCTCGACGACCTGCGGATGACGGTCTCGGACCGCTCCGGCGAGCCCCTGGTCGGGTTCTCCATCGACGACGCGAGCGTGGAGAGCGCCTTCGTCTTCGGCGAGCTGTACCGGCGGGGCGAGGAGTGGAAGTTCCGGGCCGTGGGTCAGGGGTACGAGACCGGCCTGGCCGGCCTCGCCACGGATTTCGGCATCTCCATCGACGAAGGCGGCGAGGACGGAGAGGACGGCGCGGACTCCCCCGCGACCCCGGACCCGGCGGCGGAACCGGCGCGCGGTACGCAGGCGCCGGCCGCCGGCCCGGTCCCCGCCGCCGGCCCGGTCCCCGCCGGTGTCCCCGTCGCCGCCGGTGTCCCGGTCGCCGCCGGACCGGGGACCACGACGCCGGGCGCGGCTCCCGCCCCGAGCGGGGCCGCCGCCGCGCCCGGCGGGCCGGCCCAGGGCGCTCCGTCCCGGGCCGCCGCCTCGGTGGCCGGGATCCCCGCCCAGTCCCGCGGCCGGGACGGCTCCGCCGCCGGGGGCGCCCGTACGACCAGGAAGAAGGTCACGCTGCCCAGGGTCGCCAGGAAGTCGCTGGCCGAGAACGACTCCTGGCAGCCGGCTCGGCTCTTCCCGGTCCCCACCCTCAAGAGCGACCGGGAGCGGGAGGTGCGCGCGACCTCGGTGCTGCTCGCCGTCATGACGCAGGTGCCCGAACTGGGCCGCCGGCTCACGGCCGCCTTCGGCGCCCCCGCCGGACGGACGCAGACCTTCACGGAGGTGTCGTTGCCCCACGGCGACGCCCCACGGCGGCCGGACGGTGTCATCCGGATCGAGCGCGCCGGCAAGCTCTGGACGGCGCTCGTGGAGACGAAGACCAACGGGAACCCGCTGCGGGCCGAGCAGGTACAGGCGTACATGGACATCGCCACGCGGCGCGGCTACGAGGCCGTCATCACGCTCTCCAACGACGTGGCCCTCGACGGCGCCCCCGTGGTCGACGTCAAGATCGACGGGCGCCGCAAGCACAAGGTCGACCTCTGGCACCTGTCGTGGGCGGAGGTGGCCCACCAGGCCCAGCTCCTGATCCGCCACGAGGGCGTGGGCAACCCCGCGCACGCCTGGCTGCTCCAGGAACTGCTGGAGTACCTCCAGCACGAGAACTCCGGCTGCCACGGGTTCCAGAACATGGGACCGTCCTGGGTACCCGTCCGCAAGGGCATCGAGGACGAGACCCTCAACCCGGGCGACGAGCGGGCCGTCGACGTGGTGGAGAGCTGGGAACGGCTGATCCGCCAGGTCTGTCTGCGCCTGGGCGGGGAGCTGGGCCAAAAGGCCCTCCCCGTGCAGCGGGCCCGGCGGGGCAGCGATCCCCGGGAGCGCCGGCTCGCCGCGGCCGAGACCCTGTGCGCGGACGGCCGGCTCTCGGCGGAACTGCGGGTCGACGGCACGAGCGGGATCATCGCGGTGACCGCCGATCTGCGGACGGGAAAGGTACGGACCTCGATGGAGGTTCCCGCCCCGGAGGGCTCCTCCGCGCTGGTCTCGGTGAAGAGGCTGGTCCGGATGCTGGCCGAGGCGCCGGCGGACCTCCATGTGGAGAGCCTGGTCGAGGGCGGGATCGGGGCGCGCGGGACCCTGGAGCGGTTGCGGCCGGAGCCGGGGAACCTGCTGCCCCGGGACGGGGCGCCGCCGGCCGGGTTCCGGCTGACGCTCATCAAGGGGATGGGCAATACCCGGGGCAACACGGAATCGGGGTTCATCCGCAGTGTCGACGACGCCGTGGCGCGGTTCCATCAGGGCGTCGTGGGGCGGCTGGGCCCGCTCGACGTGCGGGCCGGCCGGCGCGGCTGA
- a CDS encoding RNA-guided endonuclease InsQ/TnpB family protein produces MTTAALADEGTGHARYTYRLRVSSGAADRLEAEWARCRWVWNECVAMSRAVHKLNKDAETKTTCGPAQLDRMLTGARRSMAWLREGSSVPQQQIIRDFAKSRAKALGDIKARLPMKQRAGMPKPKKKREALPSLNYTRRGFRLKDGCLHVAGGIVLRVVWSRALPEPPSSVRVYQDGLGHWYASFVVATVTEALPATGRMIGVDWGVKEIATTTSGAHDLPHPEHGKSAAEKLAHYQRMTARRKPKKGRPGSKGYREAKRQTAKLHKKVARRRQDTARKWAKAVVRDFDRLAVEDFRPKFLAKSTMARKAADAAIGATKTALIEMGRKHGRELHLVHPAHTTMDCAHCGARAKHRLPLSMRTYTCTACGIESPRDKNSARVMLVRAGLVPGWR; encoded by the coding sequence ATGACGACAGCGGCGTTGGCCGACGAGGGGACCGGGCACGCCCGGTACACCTACCGGCTCCGCGTGTCGTCAGGCGCCGCGGACCGGCTCGAAGCGGAGTGGGCGCGGTGCCGCTGGGTGTGGAACGAGTGCGTGGCGATGTCCCGCGCGGTCCACAAGCTCAACAAGGACGCCGAGACGAAGACGACCTGCGGTCCGGCGCAGCTCGACAGGATGCTGACCGGGGCCCGGCGTTCGATGGCGTGGCTGAGGGAGGGTTCTTCTGTTCCACAGCAGCAGATCATCCGCGATTTCGCCAAGTCCCGCGCGAAGGCGCTGGGGGACATCAAGGCCAGGCTGCCGATGAAGCAGCGGGCCGGGATGCCGAAGCCGAAGAAGAAGCGCGAGGCGCTGCCGAGCCTGAACTACACCCGGCGCGGCTTCCGCCTCAAGGACGGGTGTCTGCACGTGGCCGGCGGGATCGTCCTGCGTGTGGTCTGGTCGCGGGCCCTGCCGGAGCCTCCCTCCTCCGTCCGCGTCTACCAGGACGGCCTCGGGCACTGGTACGCGTCTTTCGTGGTCGCCACCGTGACCGAGGCCCTTCCCGCGACGGGCAGGATGATCGGCGTCGACTGGGGCGTCAAGGAGATCGCGACCACCACGTCCGGCGCCCACGATCTGCCGCACCCCGAGCACGGCAAGAGCGCCGCCGAGAAGCTCGCGCACTACCAGCGGATGACGGCCCGCAGGAAGCCGAAGAAAGGCCGGCCTGGCTCGAAGGGCTACCGCGAGGCGAAGCGGCAGACCGCCAAGCTCCACAAGAAGGTCGCCCGCCGGCGCCAGGACACGGCCCGCAAGTGGGCCAAGGCGGTCGTGCGCGACTTCGACCGGCTCGCCGTCGAGGACTTCCGCCCGAAGTTCCTCGCGAAGTCGACCATGGCCCGCAAGGCCGCGGACGCCGCGATCGGCGCCACGAAGACGGCCCTGATCGAGATGGGCCGCAAGCACGGCCGCGAGCTGCACCTCGTCCACCCCGCGCACACCACGATGGACTGCGCGCACTGCGGAGCGAGAGCCAAGCACCGCCTACCTCTTTCGATGAGAACGTATACGTGCACCGCTTGCGGAATCGAGTCCCCCAGGGACAAGAACTCCGCCCGCGTGATGCTCGTCCGGGCTGGTCTCGTACCCGGCTGGCGTTGA
- a CDS encoding site-2 protease family protein, translated as MGHQGSRGERQISSVFLGIVAVMAVTGWAVWTGYSTSTGLAVFLFVTAAWVVSLCLHEYAHARTALHGGDITVGAKGYLTLNPLKYTHAMLSIVLPVIFVILGGLGLPGGAVYIERDRISGRWKHSLISAAGPLTNVAFAIVCTAPFWLNALDGVPMPFRFALAFLALLQVSAAILNFLPVPGLDGYGVIEPWLSHGVRRQVAPLAPFALLGVFALLWIPEVNAFFFGAVSGILDALGVSEFETYCGRDLYRFWQDADGYCAAA; from the coding sequence ATGGGTCACCAGGGCAGCCGCGGCGAGCGGCAGATCAGTTCCGTCTTCCTCGGGATCGTCGCCGTCATGGCGGTGACCGGGTGGGCCGTGTGGACGGGGTACTCGACGAGCACCGGCCTCGCGGTGTTCCTGTTCGTCACGGCGGCGTGGGTGGTCTCGCTGTGCCTGCACGAGTACGCGCACGCCCGGACCGCCCTGCACGGCGGTGACATCACGGTCGGCGCCAAGGGCTACCTGACGCTGAACCCGCTGAAGTACACGCACGCGATGCTCAGCATCGTCCTGCCGGTGATCTTCGTGATCCTGGGTGGTCTCGGTCTGCCCGGTGGCGCCGTGTACATCGAACGCGACCGGATCAGCGGCCGCTGGAAGCACAGTCTGATCTCGGCCGCCGGGCCGCTGACGAACGTGGCCTTCGCGATCGTGTGCACCGCGCCGTTCTGGCTGAACGCCCTCGACGGGGTGCCGATGCCGTTCCGCTTCGCGCTGGCGTTCCTGGCGCTGCTCCAGGTGTCGGCGGCGATCCTGAACTTCCTGCCGGTGCCGGGCCTGGACGGGTACGGGGTCATCGAGCCGTGGCTGTCGCACGGGGTGCGCCGCCAGGTGGCGCCGCTGGCGCCGTTCGCCCTGCTCGGCGTGTTCGCGCTGCTGTGGATCCCGGAGGTCAACGCGTTCTTCTTCGGCGCGGTCAGCGGCATCCTCGACGCGCTCGGCGTGTCCGAGTTCGAGACGTACTGCGGCCGCGACCTCTACCGTTTCTGGCAGGACGCGGACGGCTACTGCGCCGCGGCCTGA
- a CDS encoding PhzF family phenazine biosynthesis protein encodes MNDLDVLRVFCAGDGRYGNLLGVVRDGRTCPDDASRQALAAELGYSETVFVDDPERGVVDIRTPGTRLAFAGHPLVGLAWLLDIEELQPPVGSVWARDDGEFTWITARPEWVEGKRTQQYASAAEVEELPAPPPGEGWLYAWAWEDETAGRIRARGFPRRPDGAVVEDEATGSAAILLTAELNRALNITQGAGSQLLTAPGPDGTVEIGGRVRFAPGN; translated from the coding sequence GTGAACGATCTCGACGTGCTCAGGGTCTTCTGCGCGGGCGACGGCCGGTACGGCAACCTGCTCGGAGTCGTCCGCGACGGCCGCACCTGCCCCGACGACGCGTCCCGGCAGGCGCTGGCCGCCGAACTCGGCTACAGCGAGACGGTGTTCGTCGACGACCCCGAACGAGGGGTCGTCGACATCCGTACCCCCGGCACCCGGCTCGCCTTCGCCGGGCACCCGCTGGTCGGCCTCGCCTGGTTGCTCGACATCGAGGAACTCCAGCCGCCGGTCGGATCCGTCTGGGCCCGCGACGACGGCGAGTTCACCTGGATCACCGCCCGCCCCGAATGGGTCGAGGGCAAGCGCACCCAGCAGTACGCGTCCGCCGCCGAGGTCGAGGAGCTGCCCGCCCCGCCGCCGGGCGAGGGCTGGTTGTACGCCTGGGCGTGGGAGGACGAGACCGCGGGCCGGATCCGGGCCCGCGGGTTTCCGCGCCGCCCCGACGGCGCCGTCGTCGAGGACGAGGCCACCGGCTCGGCCGCGATCCTGCTCACGGCCGAGCTGAACCGCGCCCTGAACATCACCCAGGGCGCCGGCTCCCAACTCCTCACCGCGCCCGGCCCGGACGGCACGGTCGAGATCGGCGGACGCGTGCGCTTCGCCCCCGGGAACTGA
- a CDS encoding HtaA domain-containing protein — MPARPVRACAVAVLAALLGALLPATVAQAADRTVQGGRLDWGIKSSFQSYVTGPLSKGGFKLKSGAATVGGSLFRFHSATGSYDPESGSFGAAFTGGVTFQGHQKPDGSYELDLTVSRPTVEISGGRGTLYVDVTGKAKDTGAVSTASRVPFATLGLGGIDMKGGGSPIALTNVPTTLTAEGAKSFAGYYTAGTRLDPVSLSVDVKAPAERGATPSGQPSAPAESPQAAGAFTDAAVDWGVRRTFREYVTGSVGQGKWTLAEGAQDGGALFRFPQGKGTYDGRKGTLDAVFAGTVRFTGAHLDLTLGKVSVTVDGGKGVLTADVVTPAETRNAVALVEFDAKTLKTEGGLATLTEAPATLTEGGSQAFNAMYRAGTGMDPVSLSVALDANTKLPALPDLGSAASPSPSQAPAAAASQAPPKAEAEKGSSVGLYVALAAALLVLAAGVIFLLLRKRRTAAAGSGASGPADPRP; from the coding sequence ATGCCCGCAAGACCTGTCCGTGCGTGCGCAGTCGCCGTGTTGGCGGCTCTGCTGGGAGCCCTGCTCCCGGCCACCGTCGCCCAGGCGGCCGACCGCACCGTGCAGGGAGGGCGGCTCGACTGGGGCATCAAATCGTCGTTCCAGAGTTATGTCACCGGCCCCCTCTCGAAAGGCGGATTCAAGCTGAAGAGCGGCGCCGCCACCGTCGGCGGCAGCCTGTTCCGCTTCCACTCCGCGACCGGCTCCTACGATCCCGAATCCGGCTCCTTCGGCGCCGCGTTCACCGGCGGGGTCACCTTCCAGGGCCACCAGAAGCCCGACGGCTCGTACGAACTCGACCTCACCGTCAGCCGCCCCACCGTCGAGATCTCCGGAGGCCGCGGCACCCTCTACGTGGACGTCACCGGCAAGGCCAAGGACACCGGGGCCGTCAGCACGGCCTCCCGGGTCCCCTTCGCCACCCTCGGCCTCGGCGGCATCGACATGAAGGGCGGCGGCAGCCCGATCGCCCTCACGAACGTCCCGACCACCCTGACCGCGGAAGGCGCCAAGTCGTTCGCCGGCTACTACACCGCCGGCACCCGGCTCGACCCCGTCTCGCTGTCCGTCGACGTCAAGGCCCCCGCCGAGCGGGGCGCGACGCCCAGCGGGCAGCCCAGTGCCCCGGCCGAGAGCCCGCAGGCCGCGGGCGCCTTCACCGACGCCGCCGTCGACTGGGGCGTCCGGCGCACCTTCCGCGAGTACGTCACCGGATCCGTCGGGCAGGGCAAGTGGACCCTGGCCGAAGGCGCCCAGGACGGCGGCGCGCTGTTCCGCTTCCCGCAGGGCAAGGGCACGTACGACGGCCGGAAGGGCACCCTTGACGCGGTGTTCGCCGGCACCGTCCGGTTCACCGGCGCCCACCTCGACCTCACCCTCGGCAAGGTGAGCGTCACGGTGGACGGCGGCAAGGGCGTCCTGACCGCCGACGTCGTCACCCCCGCCGAGACCAGGAACGCCGTCGCGCTCGTCGAGTTCGACGCCAAGACCCTCAAGACCGAGGGCGGCCTCGCCACCCTCACCGAAGCCCCGGCCACCCTCACCGAGGGCGGCTCCCAGGCCTTCAACGCCATGTACAGGGCCGGCACCGGGATGGACCCCGTCTCGCTCTCCGTCGCCCTCGACGCGAACACCAAGCTTCCCGCCCTGCCCGACCTGGGCTCCGCGGCCTCGCCGTCGCCCTCCCAGGCACCCGCGGCCGCCGCCTCCCAGGCACCCCCGAAGGCCGAGGCCGAGAAGGGCTCGTCCGTCGGGCTGTACGTCGCCCTCGCCGCGGCCCTGCTGGTCCTGGCCGCCGGCGTGATCTTCCTCCTCCTGCGCAAGCGCCGTACGGCCGCCGCCGGTTCCGGGGCCTCGGGCCCCGCCGACCCGCGGCCGTGA
- a CDS encoding HtaA domain-containing protein translates to MSSHRRPIAVAAAIATAAALGATALVLPATAAVSAPAPAAAGTAAPWPIVKGTLDWGVKETFRTYVTTVAKGEITVADGATKNADGTFRFGAPTGQYTPSGAHIVTAAFKGSVTFKSTAHHFEITLSNPRFDTGAKKLVVDVKKNGTLTANVPFATVAFAGPQMEKLGTVLTAEAAEQLDYPGYKDQPGDALTAVLEFGKPPVDPKPSTSTDPEPTTSTDPKPTTSTEPRPTTSTKPSTSTKPPTKPPTRPSTSTGPKPSTSTGAPADGARQIQSGKLKWGVKESFRTYVQSAGSITPAGGAVASDGTFSFAGGKGTLDTSKGKLNASFEGNLRFRYAAHGIDMTFGNVRIDTQGAKGTLVLDVKTAAGTKTNVPFATLDLAKAEYKTSKGLLALNGVRTALTEQGAAAFLREPSTTPVHQDGYAPGDRIDDVNLTVSVDKDVTAPDATGGSTTGGSTSGGTGSTGGTGTGGGGTVGGGGSVGGGGNLASTGAEIPAGALLGASGAVIAAGAGAVLIARRRRMTQG, encoded by the coding sequence ATGTCGTCCCACCGCCGACCGATCGCCGTAGCGGCCGCGATCGCCACCGCCGCCGCCCTCGGCGCCACCGCCCTCGTCCTGCCCGCGACGGCGGCGGTCTCCGCCCCGGCCCCGGCCGCCGCGGGTACCGCCGCGCCGTGGCCGATCGTCAAGGGCACCCTCGACTGGGGCGTGAAGGAGACCTTCCGCACCTATGTCACCACCGTCGCCAAGGGTGAGATCACCGTCGCCGACGGCGCCACGAAGAACGCCGACGGCACCTTCCGCTTCGGCGCCCCCACCGGCCAGTACACCCCGAGCGGCGCCCACATCGTGACCGCCGCCTTCAAGGGCAGCGTCACCTTCAAGTCGACCGCGCACCACTTCGAGATCACCCTGAGCAACCCGCGCTTCGACACCGGCGCGAAGAAGCTCGTCGTCGACGTGAAGAAGAACGGCACGCTCACCGCGAACGTCCCGTTCGCGACCGTGGCCTTCGCCGGCCCGCAGATGGAGAAGCTGGGGACGGTCCTCACCGCGGAGGCCGCCGAGCAGCTCGACTACCCGGGCTACAAGGACCAGCCGGGAGACGCGCTGACGGCGGTCCTGGAGTTCGGCAAGCCGCCGGTCGACCCCAAGCCGTCCACGTCCACGGACCCCGAGCCCACGACGTCCACGGACCCGAAGCCGACCACGTCCACGGAGCCCAGGCCGACGACCTCGACGAAGCCGTCGACGTCCACCAAGCCGCCCACCAAGCCGCCCACCAGGCCGTCCACCTCGACGGGCCCCAAGCCCTCGACCTCCACCGGCGCCCCGGCCGACGGCGCCCGGCAGATCCAGAGCGGCAAGCTCAAGTGGGGCGTCAAGGAGTCCTTCCGCACGTACGTCCAGTCCGCGGGCTCCATCACCCCCGCGGGCGGCGCGGTCGCGAGCGACGGCACCTTCTCCTTCGCCGGCGGCAAGGGCACCCTCGACACGAGCAAGGGCAAGCTGAACGCGTCCTTCGAGGGCAACCTGCGCTTCCGGTACGCGGCCCACGGCATCGACATGACCTTCGGCAACGTCCGCATCGACACCCAGGGCGCCAAGGGCACCCTGGTCCTGGACGTGAAGACCGCCGCCGGCACGAAGACGAACGTCCCCTTCGCCACGCTCGACCTGGCCAAGGCCGAGTACAAGACCAGCAAGGGCCTGCTCGCCCTGAACGGCGTCCGCACCGCACTGACCGAACAGGGCGCCGCGGCCTTCCTGCGGGAGCCGTCCACCACCCCCGTCCACCAGGACGGCTACGCGCCCGGTGACCGGATCGACGACGTCAACCTCACCGTGTCCGTGGACAAGGACGTCACCGCCCCCGACGCCACCGGAGGCTCCACCACCGGCGGTTCGACCTCGGGCGGTACCGGCAGCACCGGCGGTACGGGCACGGGCGGCGGCGGCACCGTCGGCGGCGGCGGGAGCGTCGGCGGCGGCGGCAACCTCGCCTCCACCGGCGCCGAGATCCCGGCCGGAGCCCTGCTCGGAGCCTCCGGCGCGGTCATCGCGGCCGGCGCCGGCGCGGTCCTCATCGCCCGCAGGCGGCGCATGACCCAGGGCTGA
- the map gene encoding type I methionyl aminopeptidase, with product MSGQSLLVPGELSPVRSVPGNIRRPEYVGKPAPTPYTGPEVQTAETIEAMRIAGRIAAQAMEEAAKHIAPGVTTDALDKVAHEYMCDHGAYPSTLGYRGFPKSLCSSVNEVICHGIPDSTVLRDGDIVNLDVTAYIGGVHGDNNATYLCGEVDEESRLLVERTRESLNRAIKSVKPGRQINIIGRVIESYAKRFGYGVVRDFTGHGISTSFHSGLIVPHYDSPHATTVIEPGMTFTIEPMLTLGTHEYDMWDDGWTVVTKDRKRTAQFEHTLVVTDTGAEILTLP from the coding sequence ATGTCTGGCCAGTCGCTGCTCGTACCAGGCGAGCTCTCTCCCGTCCGTTCCGTTCCCGGAAACATCCGCCGGCCCGAGTACGTGGGCAAGCCCGCGCCCACTCCGTACACCGGACCGGAGGTGCAGACCGCCGAGACCATCGAGGCCATGCGCATCGCCGGCCGGATCGCCGCCCAGGCGATGGAGGAGGCCGCCAAGCACATCGCGCCGGGGGTGACCACCGACGCGCTCGACAAGGTCGCCCACGAGTACATGTGCGACCACGGGGCCTATCCCTCGACGCTCGGCTACCGGGGCTTCCCCAAGTCCCTGTGCTCCTCCGTCAACGAGGTCATCTGTCACGGCATCCCCGACTCGACCGTCCTGCGCGACGGCGACATCGTGAACCTCGACGTGACCGCGTACATCGGCGGGGTCCACGGCGACAACAACGCCACCTACCTGTGCGGGGAGGTGGACGAGGAGTCGCGCCTGCTGGTGGAGCGCACCCGCGAGTCCTTGAACCGTGCCATCAAGTCGGTCAAGCCCGGCCGGCAGATCAACATCATCGGTCGGGTCATCGAGTCGTACGCGAAGCGCTTCGGCTACGGGGTGGTCCGGGACTTCACCGGGCACGGCATCAGCACGTCCTTCCACTCCGGCCTGATCGTCCCGCACTACGACAGCCCGCACGCCACCACGGTCATCGAGCCCGGCATGACCTTCACGATCGAGCCGATGCTCACGCTCGGCACCCACGAGTACGACATGTGGGACGACGGCTGGACGGTCGTCACGAAGGACCGCAAGCGGACGGCGCAGTTCGAGCACACGCTGGTCGTGACCGACACGGGAGCGGAGATCCTCACGCTGCCCTAG
- the npdG gene encoding NADPH-dependent F420 reductase, translating into MTSSDSTQKPPAKDPRDLPDVSGLVVGVLGGTGDQGRGLAYRFARAGQKVIIGSRAADRAQAAAEELGLGVEGADNADCARRSDIVIIAVPWEGHAKTLEALREDLAGKLVVDCVNPLGFDKQGAYALPVEEGSAAQQAAALLPDSRVTAAFHHLSAVLLQDETVEEIDTDVMVLGESRADTDLVQALAARIPGMRGVFSGRLRNAHQVEALVANLISTNRRYKAHAGLRVTDV; encoded by the coding sequence ATGACTTCCTCAGACAGCACGCAGAAGCCGCCGGCCAAGGACCCCCGGGACCTGCCCGACGTCTCCGGCCTCGTGGTCGGCGTCCTCGGCGGCACCGGCGACCAGGGCCGCGGCCTCGCCTACCGGTTCGCCCGGGCCGGCCAGAAGGTGATCATCGGCTCCCGCGCCGCGGACCGCGCACAGGCCGCGGCCGAGGAGCTGGGCCTGGGCGTCGAGGGCGCCGACAACGCCGACTGCGCCCGACGCAGCGACATCGTGATCATCGCGGTGCCGTGGGAGGGCCACGCCAAGACCCTCGAAGCACTGCGCGAGGACCTCGCCGGCAAGCTCGTCGTGGACTGCGTCAACCCGCTCGGCTTCGACAAGCAGGGCGCCTACGCCCTCCCCGTCGAGGAGGGCAGCGCGGCCCAGCAGGCCGCGGCCCTGCTCCCCGACTCCCGGGTCACCGCCGCCTTCCACCACCTCTCGGCGGTACTGCTCCAGGACGAGACGGTCGAGGAGATCGACACCGACGTGATGGTCCTCGGCGAGTCCCGCGCCGACACCGACCTCGTCCAGGCCCTCGCCGCCCGCATCCCGGGCATGCGCGGCGTCTTCTCCGGCCGCCTGCGCAACGCCCACCAGGTCGAAGCCCTGGTCGCGAACCTCATCTCCACCAACCGCCGCTACAAGGCCCACGCGGGCCTGCGCGTCACGGACGTCTGA